The Bos indicus x Bos taurus breed Angus x Brahman F1 hybrid chromosome 3, Bos_hybrid_MaternalHap_v2.0, whole genome shotgun sequence genome segment CATCAATGTCAGTGTCTTAGTCAGCTTAGGCTGCTGTAACAAGACACCAAGGGTCAGGTGGCctaaacaacagagatttattactcacagtctggaggcaggaagtccaagatcacaGTGCCAACATGTGGCTCttggtgagggccctcttcccACCTTGCAGATGGCTGCCCTCGTGCTATATCCTTACATATAATACGGAGAGAAAGAGCAAGCTCCCTTTCCAGGGCATTTACCCCACCACGAGGGTTCCAGCCTCAAAACTTCATCTAAATCTATCTCCTGAAGGCCTTACTtccaaacaccatcacattgCGAGTTAgggttttaaaatgaatttgaggGGGACAAACATTCCATCCATAACAGCCAAGAAACTAAGCTCTCACACCAAGACGTGCTGCGTTTGGCAACTGTACTACCCTTTCTGAACCTGCCACTTTCTAAGGTGGTTTAGAGGATGCTCACTTTCCTGGCCTGCTTCTGTCACATGGAAGGGCAGAGCCTACCCTATGGAGATTTAAGGATGTGgccattctttttctctctcagctGCTGTGACCTAGAAGTGCCTAAAAGGGTCCTGTGTTTGGGCTGGGGGTAGCCTGTAGTCTTCCCATCAGGGATGAATGTGGTGAGTGACTGCTGACTGCTTGGGGTTCGTTTACAGGAAGATCACTGGAGGTGAAGCACTGAAGGCCTCTGAAGCATAGTGATGGAAGAGGATAACATAGCAGAGGATCCTGATCCTCAGTCCTCATGAAAAGCACAGCAGCTGTTGGTCTTGTCAGCCTGAGTCTGGCCAGTGGTTGCTTCCTTGCAAAGTTTACCTCCTTTaatgagaagaggaaagatatgaGATTCAAAGTAGGAGGAAGATTCAAGTCACTTCCAGAGAATAattcaaggcagattcttttcctttccaaCACCTTTCCATAAGAATGAAGTAACTTGAGCATCTAGACCATGCTTGCAAAATTCCACTCCCTCAGGAATTCATTTCTCAGGCTCCAGAGTTGAAGAAACAAGACGgtgttccttttctcccttgaaGGACTTCTGAATGAGATGCTTTGGGGAACTGTGTCCCCTTTTGACTCCCATGTCACTGGTGCTAGACTGATGTCATTCCTGGGAGAAAGGGCCTGCTCCTGGGCAGAGCTCAGAGCTTGCCAGTTCCATTTCAGAGTCTGAAAGGCCCAAAGAATATCCTCCACCCCCAGTCTGGGCCATCTGTATCAGAGGAGTCTGAGCAAAAGCTCCTTCTGAAAAATGCTTTTGGGCAGCTGGGAATCTGGCCAAGAGACCTTTTAGctcagttcttttttttgttaACCTTTCATAatactatttaaatttaattttagaagtGAGTTATTCAACTGCAATGACACAAAGGGACATTATAACATTAGACCAAAACAAAATAGGTTTCAGCTGATCAGCCTTCCACTCTCCAACCGCAGTTATTTTCCCCcacaattttattataaaaaatttcaaacatgaaGTTGTAAGAATATTATAGGGAGCACCTGTATTGCCACCACGTAGATTCTACAATGATTATATTCCATGCTTATTGTATCATATGTCTATCCATCTACTCATCCCTCTATGCAACTGTGAGTCTGTATTCTGATGCATTTCAAAGTAAGTTGCATAATCAGTATACTTCTCCCCTAAATACTTCAGTTTGTAtaccattaattattttttataggtCTTTACTTTTGAGGAAACATTTACTGGCTGTGTAATACACAAATCTGAATCATCTGCATATGTTTGTGCATAAGCAGTGACCAAAGCATATACCCATAACCCAAAGCTTTATCAAGATGCAAAATGCTACCATCCCTCAGAAAGTTCCCTCATGCTCCTTCCTAGTCATTCCCCTTTCCTACCTACCCAGAGGCGAGCactgtctgattttttttctatcattagtgtattttcctgttttcatcCTTTATCTAAACAGAACTGCTGTGGTCTGAATGTGTTCTCccccaaatttgtatgttgaaaccaACCCCGCAATGGATCTTGAGGGTATTAGTAATGATATTAAGAGGCGGGCCCTTTGGGAGGCAATTATTAATAGATGATGAGAACAGAGCCCCCATGTATATCTGTGCCTTTATAAAAGCGGGCCCAGAGAGCTTGCTCATCCCTTCCTCTgggtgaggacacagcaaaatGATGGCTGCCTAGGAAGTGGGCCCTTACCAGACACCCAGTCTGCTAATGCTTTCATCTTAGACTTCCTACCTGTAAAATATGAGAAATAAGTATTGTTTATAAGTTACACAGttcatggtatttttgttatagcaacccACATGGAATAAGACAAAAACCATTCAGAACAAGCTCTTTTATGCAGAGCTTCTCTCATTCAGCATAATGTTTTAAGACTCATCCAAACTGTTGTGTGTATCAGTatagttcatttttctttattccactgtaaattctgaaagagatgggaataccagaccacctgatctgcctcttgagaaatctgtatgcaggtcaggaagcaacagttagaactggacatgggacaacagactggttccaaataggaaaaggagtacgtcaaggctgtatattgtcaccctgtttatttaacttatatgcagagtacatcctgagaaatgctggactggaagaaacacaagctggaatcaagattgccaggagaaatatcaataacctcagatatgcagatgacaccacccttatggcagaaagtgaagaggaactaaaaagcctcttgatgaaagtgaaagaggagagtgaaaaagtggacttaaatctcaacattcagaaaacgaagatcatggcatccggtcccaccacttcatggtaaatagatgcggaaacagtggaaacagtgtcagactttatttttctgggctccaaaatcactgcagatggtgactgcagccatgaaattaaaagacgcttactccttggaaggaaagttatgaccaacctagatagcatattcaaaagcagagatattactttgccaacaaaggtctgtctagtcaaggctatggtttttcctgtggtcatgtatggatgtgagagttggactgtgaagaaggctgagtgccgaagaattgatgcttttgaactgtggtgttggagaagactcttgagagtccctaggactgcaaggagatccatccagtccattctgaaggagatcagccctgggatttctttggaaggaatgatgctaaagctgaaactccagtactttggccacctcatgtgaagagttgactcattggaaaagactctgatgctgggagggattgggggcaggaggagaaggggacgacagaggatgagatggctggatggcatcactgactcgatggatgtgagtctgagtgaactctgggagttggtgatggacagggaggcctggcgtgctgtgattcaagggggttgcaaagagtcggacacgactgagtgactgatctgatctgatctgatctaatggcTAGACCACAGTTTGTATATTcactctattgatggacacttgggcttCTGGTTTTGTACTATTAGGAATAAAGCTACTTGAACAGTGTTGTGCAAATCTTTGgtggacatatgctttcatttccctTGGGTAAACACTCTGGAATGAAGCTGCTAGATCATGGGGTAGATATATGAGTGTTTTTTTACACTCCCACTAACGATGTAGGAGAGTGTGGTTGCTCTATATCCTCATGAACATTTGCTATCAGTTTTTCTAATTTTAGCTGTCCTGGTGGGTGTGAAGTGATTTAAGCTGTTATTCTGGCAAATTTTCCAAATTAACAAAAAACACATATGCAGGGATAAAGTTGAAGAAAAAAACTGGCTGAAGGAAATCTAGAGATTAGATTTATTTATGATATTAGAGACGTGTACTTGTCTATATACGATATTAGATATTTATTAGAATACAAGATATATATCTCATTAGAAAACATGATATTAGAAAACTGCACTTATCCAAACCTAtcttgagagagaaagaaatggctaagGGGATGTGCAAGAAGCAGCGAAATGTATTGCTCAGTTTATAATTCTCTCAATTAcattataaaattagaaaagtgAACTGAATGCTTAGAAGACTGCAGACTTCATTGACAGGGAAAAGGGAACTCTGTGTTTTCCTACAGAGCTGGTCTGGTGGTGATCACATGTACCCTGATTTGCTTCCTCATGGTCAAAGCCCTTTGAGAACCATCCCTTGCAGTGCTGGCCCAGCCTGGAAAATGGAACCAGGAATCACCCAGACAATTGGGAGGGATCCCCTgctcttctctccatctctccagTACCAACACTGGATCTGAGTGAGGGAATTCACATTTGGGGGGCATCAAAGTTGGGCCAGCACCTACCCTAGGCACCGTGCCTTCACCCTTTAACTCTCAAAATACCACCCTAGGCACTGACAGCCTGGtattacagatgtgaaaacatgACTCAGAGAGTCATAACAACTtgcctgggatcacaaagaattataAGAAGCAGGATTGAAGTCCAAACCCTGTGTTCTTTCCATTCGACTTTGCTCAGCACCCAGCAAGCAAATTGGAGGAGGCTTAATTAACAGCTCAGGTGGTGCAGAGGCCAGCAGCAGACAGAAGTGTGTCTCTCTGCCAGATTCAcccctcattttcctcttttttctgtgTTCTGCTTTCTGAGATGCAGATGGAGATGAGACTTGGACCTCCTCTCTATAGCTGCGCCCATGTCTCTGTCTCAGAGCTTGGGTTTTCCTCTTGCAGGAAGGAATCATTAGCTTGTCACTTCCAtacttcccttccccaccctctcaGTTTCCCGGGGGCTGGGGTGACCTGGAGCATCACTGATCCCTCACTGCTCTCTATGCCTTTCCTTCTCAGTCCCTTCTGCTTGTTGTGGGGAAGGGAGGCAATCATGTTCATTGTGTATTTCTCTAGATTGAGTTACCTGTTCCTGAAATGCACTAGCTTGCTCCTCAAATCCTGCCATTCGGAAGTAATTGACAACATCCATTACGGCCCAGTCTGCAGGATCCGGTGGCCTCCCGTTCTCCATGGAACTGCAAAATAAAATACCAATCAGGATGGCTATCAGGGCAGAGCATGCTCACGGCCGTGTGTGGCCAGGTCCCCACTCGGTCTCCCGGGGGCAGGCCTGGGTCAGCTCACTGCAACCAGGGGCCCAGACCCCATGGTACATGCTTCAGGACCAGAATCATTCTTGTGTTTCTTGGGTTCAGAAGATCATTGCTCTCACTGGCCCAGTCACTGCTTTTTCTATAAACCTTTAATATAAAGTATTCCCTCatgtattgttttttaatttagagaTATTCGGAGTGGTCCAGTGACTTCTGGCAGCCCAGAATATCATATTCACACTCCTGAACTAAGAATACCAGACCTTCTACAATAAGGCCCCAGCACATCACCactttccccacccccatccccatccaGAGCTAAAGCCATTCCCCAACAGCCATGTCCGTCACGTGCTGTTCCAGCCACTGAGGGCCCCCTCAGCTGTCTCTGAAAAAATCCTATCCTTCCTACTGGATCAAATGCCACAGTCCCTGTGAGGCATTTTCTGCTCCACCTGAAAGTGTATTAGTTATAACCGCCTCTGAGTTCCAGACCTCCATTCTAACTCCTATCAGAGCACTTT includes the following:
- the SAMD13 gene encoding sterile alpha motif domain-containing protein 13 isoform X1 codes for the protein MRGVAEVKEPCSLPMLSVDMENKENGSVGVKNSMENGRPPDPADWAVMDVVNYFRMAGFEEQASAFQEQEVNFARKQPLARLRLTRPTAAVLFMRTEDQDPLLCYPLPSLCFRGLQCFTSSDLPVNEPQAVSSHSPHSSLMGRLQATPSPNTGPF